TTTCACCCTTGAAACCCTCGCGGTGTGCTCTTCAAAAATAGATCCCGCATGAAGATGTTTCGACGAATTAGTCTTTCTGCCAACtagatatcaatgtgtgtgcaactagactacattgccccgccaactgagcatatgtgtgtgtgtCAATAgtactgccaactaaacatcagtgTGTGTGCAAGTAGATTACATTGTCGCGCCAagtgagcatatgtgtgtgcaagtAGTATCCTGCCAacaaaacatcaatgtgtgtgtaactagactaaattacaagccaactgagcatatgtgggtgcaactagtcttcctgccaactaaacacctgtgtgcaactagactacattacaagccaactaaacatcaatgtgtgtgcaattaGACTACATTACAAGAGAAGGTTGCACATCGACTTCGTTGGGGCAAAAGTTGTCGTGGTTGCTAGGTTGCAACCTCATACGAAGGTGCAGCTCCAAAGATTAGTTTTGTAAAATTACACGATgtagtactaaagttgcacaatACAGTATTAAAGTTGCACAATATATCATCAAAGTTGGCATCGAAAAAATTTCGTTGAAATATACTCATATGGGATCTAGTTTCTAAGATCTCGTCACgaagaatccaacggtgaaaacggatcTGAATTCCAATACGTGATTtgaaagatatgattttttaaaaatTGAAGATCCGAAATAAATACACAATCTGTTTTGTTGTCCATGATAAATCTGACATTTAATAATTAATCACATGCACTAGCAGAGAAATCCTACGCATGTATATGTGTGGCACAGCGTGGCCGCTTATTTTCTCCAAAAGATGCGCGTGCACTTTAAAGATTTTAGGATTAAAGTATGTTTCGAATAGTGTGGTGGTTTTTTTTAAAAGGTTGGCATTGTATGTCAGCTGCTGGCATAAACTATAAACTTTAGGCGACGGGGCTGCTGGCATATCTATGGCCGTCGGTCTTCTCAAATTTGTCTGTGGACCGCACGTTACGCGCACGGCTGACCTAAAAAAAAGAACGGGCGCCGAGTAGGCGGCCAACTCAAACGGACAAAAAAACAGATAAAATCGCCGTGTGTTTGAGTCAGCATGTTCCTTGTGTCTATGGCCCGACTGGGCGGATGACCCAGTCAAAATCGTCGCGAGGAAGCGATTCCACAGCCTTTGATAGGGAGCTTAGTAAGAGATGGTTTGCACTGTCGGTGCAAAATACATTAATTAACTTGCAGTAATGATACAGAAAGAGCTCGCAACAAAGAAGCGGGAACGGGTCTTTTAACTCCAATACCACCTGATAGCTTTTAGGCTTCGGTGCTGCAAGCTGGTAGCTTCCGTCTGGGTGGTAGGTAGATGCATGTGTGGGTAGAACGGTGCTCCAAGCTACTAGTAGCAACTTACGCTTGGTTGGCACACCGGATATTCAGTCCAACCTTCAGTGGTCATCTGGTGGCTATATCATCGAGATGCTGCTCCTCAGTGGATGAGACAATATCACCTGGAAACCACATATTCAGCGGAATCCTGGAAACCTGAGCAGAGACTGTAGGATGCTAATTGTATGGGCCAGATTGACTCATAACTGCTCTGCCCTATTTGCAAAACAACGACCGCAACCAGAGTACATTTTACACGGAACCCCTCAGGCCTACAAGTAAACACAGCTAGCCTCTTGCCACTAATTTCCAGTTTCTTGTCAGGAAGTAGGATCTGTAAGCCATGCGATGTGCCTATGATTCACCACGCATGCCAGACATTTAAATTTCGATTTAAAATGGAAAACTACCAGCAATGGATAGCAAAACTCACAGAAGGTGATTCTAAATAGTCTCCTAATAGCAGAGTCCCAGCAAAATCACATTTAGGAAACTAAAACAACTAACATGCAATGCCCCAGACAAGACAACAGAAAACTGAAGGAAGCCAATTTTAGTAGTCCAGAATTCACTTGCAGTACTGCCATCACTTCAACAACGTGAGAAAACTGAAGGAAGCCAATTTTAGTAGTCCAGAATTCACTTGTAGTACTGCCATCACTTCAAAAACATGTACAGTAGTTAAGGCATGATAGCCGCATTATGCTAGGGAGTTTAGTTACAACATAGGCACGTACAGTAGTTAACGCATTATGCTAGGGTGTTTTGTTACAACAGACACATCACTAACCCATTAGCCATTAACAGTCATAGTAAACCTCACGTTTATACATCGGACATAACTCGAGTACAAGCTGAAGAACGTATCAGTGCACCACTACGACTCCAAACATCCTGCAGAAGTCCTTGTTTATGAAACCTTCATAAGTCTTTACTGCCACCAGCAAACCTGAAACATAAGAGTTGAACTTTTTATACTTATATATGAAAACGAACTTAACAACAATCTAAGAAAATAGATACATCAGTGCATGTTATCTTTATTAGCAAGAAACATATTAGAATTATTCTCAACTAAGTCCAGAGGAATGTACCTTAATCATGTACTTGCACTTTTTTAGGACAAGTGCGGCTATCATTCTTGTTCGCATTCTTATCTTTCTTGCTTTGCTTTCCACCCTTATCCATGTATCCTTTAAGTCTTTTGATCCTACCCCTCAATCGAATATCATTTGGAGGATGAATGTCAACCTCATTTGGAATTGAACAACCCAAGAATTCCTCAATTTTTTCTGTTTGAGTTTGTTCTTTCGCCGGAACTTGGTTACATAATTGATCTCCAAGTGCAAAAATCCTTAGCTGCCTTCAAATCCGTAAAAGTCATCCCTATGGCTGGCCTGATGTCATCATCACACTCCGGAGTACAAGATGAGCCCTGAAATTTGGATGAAAAGAACAACGGGTTTAACATGCTGGAATACAAGAAACTGTAAGCATGTACATATTACTTAGACAAGTACTTACACAGAAAGGTGCACTATACAATTTTTGTGGTGCGGTAAATACAATTTCGGCACTTGGTCTAGTGTGGACGGCAGATTCTGCATCAGACTGGGCGTCACAAATAGCCAAAGGTGGAGCCTTGCTCACTCCGCTCTGGCATTCCATAGTTACTGCACAAAGAGAAGATACACCATCTGTAAGTGCAAAAAGCACATCCGCATAGGAGCCAGTCAATATGTGCATTCCGGAATAGCATAGAAAAAATAAACTGGTCGAAAGAACATTCAAAGTGTTAGCAGTACCTAATCTCAGCTCACTTCACCAATCGATTGCAATATAAATTAAAACTAACAACTaaaatcatttctacaatttatctaTGCTCAAATAGTTTCAACTCCTTTCTTATTCCCATTGTACTACACACAAGTCTGCAAGAAGTAATGGTTTTTTTAATTTCTTATTCCCATTATGGTGTATAGTATTGTCAAATTAGCATGATTGGATCTCCCTGTTGTTGCATTAATATAACACTTGCTTACCAAATGAGTTTTGACTTTAccaacttcttgaagaccaaaaTCTGGACAGTAGACTTAGGGGCAATCAGCAGTTGCAGCCAAGATACTACTACCTCGCTCCCTCCCCTACTCTAGCTGCTTTGCTTTGCAAACCTAGCCCAACTAGAAGTGCTAATCTTGGAGGAGACAACCAGAATCCACACCCTTGTCCTCTCTATTTGCTTTACAAACCTAGCTCAACTAGATGAGCTCCGAAAAGAAGACCACGGCAAAGTATACAAGATGATCAATGTAATAGAAATCTCCATACCTTCAGACTTAGATCCTGTACCAATCCGATGGGGAATGCTCAGAGAATGATTGGCGTGTTGGGCCAGCCGCCGGAGAGGAGAGAAGCCCGGAGAAGAATTAGCCATGCCGGTcgccggccgccggccgccggGGTGTACTGCTGGGTTGTCGCGGTAGGCCAGCCGCCGGAGAGGAGAGAACGAATTAGCCGCGGTCGCCCGATGCCTGATACTCCGTAGGAGAGAATGAACTAGACGCGGTCGCCGGCCGCCGGCCCTGCGCAGAACGAGGGCGTCGTGCTGGCCGAGGCGACCATCTCCTAACCCTAGCTGTTGATGGGGAAAAATTGAATCGGGATAGGAAGAGGCACCGATGGCTCATCTTCCATAAGGATGTTGTACCGAGGTACAGGAAGATTACGAGGTTCTTTCTGCATTTCGTCCATCTTTTCATCTCAAATCGCACAATCCTCATCCAATGGCACAGGATCAAGTTTCCGTGCTTCCACTGAATACATGGTTTCCATCAGATATGTACTCCTCAGTGGGGAATGGAGTGAATGGCGGAGGCGCCGGACCACGACCTGTTAGCTGTGATAGCAGGTGGTCATCCAGCCGCAAGGACAGCCATAGTTGGGCAAACGGGTCAGTATTCAGCACTTGCAACAGCGGTTGGGTACCTGCAAATCAAGGTAGTACAGGATGAAATATAATTAAACAGACATATTATAGTAACATATATTAAAATCAAATGAAGGAATACAGGCACCATGGCGTCATGCAGTTTTAGAAGTTAGAAATATGTTGGACTTTGTAAATGCAAGGTGGGTGCTATAACATATAAACCCACAAAATCACAATAACAGCAACGCTTTTACAAAAAATTGTGCTACAAACACTTGCTTTTTGTACAGCATATATTTTTGAATGGTTTTCGAAGGCTCTACGGAAACAATAGACAATACGTAGAGCGCAGAAACTTCCATGCAACCGAGTGCAATATCCTTCTCAAAGGTCTGAGTACATGTTGAGATTCCTTTGGAGGGGGTATAGGGAAGCATTCCAAAGGAATTTATACCAATCCGATGATCCAGAGGGCCCTTGCCAGGAAACTTCCCAAACTAAAGTTCAAAGACAGCATTAAGATATTCACCCAACATTGCACATACAAATTTGCCTTACAAAAATATTTATATCATGAGCTAGCACTCCCCTTTTAGGAAGCATATCAATGACAAGGCTACATTTGATCTCTAACAGCAGGAGAAGAGAAGAGCTAGAAAGCACGGACACGGCTGGAAGTGCCAAACAATACGGCAGGATACGCCGGGATACGCGAACTTTGCAGTATCCCCCGAATTTCGAtcttaaaaaaggaaaaaaacacagGGATACACAGGAACTCAACATCACTACATTGGCATCATTTGCAGTTGCAGGTTAAAACTTTTCTAATATATATTTATTCCTTTGATTAAGGAGAACTAACAATCACAACCTGAAAAAGGTAACATATTCTATCAAACTTCAGGCCAGACAACAAGATGCAAAGTAGGTATACATGGAAGTTGGACAAACTCTTCTCGTCTAATGGCAACATTTGCAGCAGGAATCTATCTCGAGGACGAAATCGTAGCATGATGAGATAATATTTTGCATTCTTTTCAATCACAACTTCTTAATGCTAAACAACTTCAATATTTAAGAGTTGAATATCACGAGTACAATAGAAGAACACATGGACGAAAAACAGAAATGGAAAAGCCCCATACAGCAATCAGCTTCAGTGCCATTACCTGCGGTTAAATGCTGCTGATAGTTGCGGTAGCCTGCGTATGGACCAGCATATTCAGTCGAACCCCCATAGCACTGCCGTGTATCCTGCAGCGGTGACTGTAAAGGAATATCAACTACTCAATGCATGGAGATGAAGAAATCAATGGCTAGCAGACAGTAGACAATCAAAGCATACCAGCTTATTTAGAGAAAAATTGCCTGATGAAACATGATCATTAAGTAGAGATTTCTGAACCACATTTGCAGTAGGGATGACTTCCTCTGCACATGACCTTAAAATTGCAACGAGTGTCATATGTCATTAGTTAAAATAAATAGTGAGGAAGTGGAAACAAAGGAAATTGTCCCGTCCACACGAACACCTTGCTTAAGCATAATCAAAGAAGTTTACCTTGGAGTTGCATCAAGATATTTGGAGAATGTACAGGGGAGGAAGTCTGGCTTGAATAAACAGACTCTCTCAGAAGAGACTGGTACGAGTACTTCCACTGCCTTCTTTTCAAGGTCAACACCAATCATCCATGCATTCTCATCATTATAAACAACCTTAGACATCAGGTAAACAATGTTGCCACCGTCAATGCCCAGGGTTGGGTAAGCCGAATACAGATTTCTCAATGTTGATTTCCCAGCTTTAGCATCCCACAGTTGTGGGAGCAACATAGAGTGATCAGTATTGTCAGCCAAGATGTCATCAATATCAACAGTGTGCCCCTTGCGCCAATAGTCCCAGGAAGTATGCCTATAACATGTCCGGAGCTTCCAACCATCATCAACAAGAGTACATTCCACAGGGTCGGTACATGAATCATCTTTGTGGAAGAGCAGCTCTGAATCATGGATGATATCTACGCTGTCAAGATCCTTTGTCGTCTTGCGAGTCTTGATGTTGTGAACAGCAACCTTTTTGAAACGAAGATCCAACTCTACAAACTTGATGACACCATTGGAGCAGGTGATGTCCCTGAACAGGCGTGGGTTACCTTCATGTCGCTCGTTTTCTTCAAGCATGGGCACTGGGGTGAAACTTAGAACGGGGTTGTTGTCAAACACGTTGCAGCTGATGATACCCCGCCAGAGGTCGATCCAGCCTACAGCACCTCCTCCAAGCGCAATCACCTTGTCGAGTGATGGGCCAGGCAGGTCTTCTTTCTTTACTACGGGAGATGCCTGTAACCGCAACTGCTTGGTGGTCCACTTGCCAGTCTTAGAAGAGAAGACATGAAGCTCGTAGTCCGAACGGGGATTTGTCATGCAGAGATCCGCGATGACAAATTCCCCATCGTCGTCGTCGGACGGCAGGACGCAGATGTGGAACGAGTTCCTGGTGCCTGGTGGAGTAACCGGGATCGGTTCGAGCGACGGCTTGCCACGACCAGCCTTGTAGAGAAAGTACTCGGCGAGACGAGAATCCTTATGGGTGCTTCGTGGACCGACggtgaaggcgaggcggaggagtacgaGGTCCTTCGCCGAGAAGAGAACCAGGGGTTCCATCATGGAATCTTCGTGCTTCAACTCGGGGCCAAAGACGCAAAAGTGTGAGATTGCCGGCGGATCTGAGAGGCAGAAACTGACCTTGACCATGTGACCGGTGCTGGTGGTGGCTTCAGCGGTGGTGGCGTTCTTGCAGACGGCAAAGTAggccctactgtcaagaagaacccATGGGGCACAGCGGGTGGTGGCGGGTGCTACGGCGGGGGGGTGTAAGGAAGAGGCGGGGAAGGATCCCTCCATTATACTCGGCGGCGGGGCAGACAGGATTTGGGAACTAGGGCTTCCTCACCAGAACAGAGGAAAACttctgttgttgtttctttttcgaTAGAGAAACAGAGAGACAAGTGCTTGCCTTTTAATGGCCTGAGTGTTTTCCGAGTCCATCTAAAATTCTCTCCTCCTTTCTCGGCCGAACTTGGCTGAGTCCAGGTAGGATGCCCTCTCTCTGCTGGGCCGCGTCCGGGCTAGTATTTTGCTTCCCTTCACGGACCGGGAACTATCGACACGGAAACAGCAAAATCACCAgtagtatgcatgtgtagttatcgatataTTTTTTttcgtatatggttatagtggggtgtttatttgcaatccagatCGCCGCCGGTATGGAAAAAAACGAATTATAAGTTTGCtttcataacaatattttaaaaatatttaacaggtaaaattaacatcatatttagattccacacatttttctaataaaatttcatatataatatgttaaaattgaAGTTAtagtttaaaagatacagataatttagaaaatcatttaatttgactcaaatatattttaaaataatatttaaaaatacttaacaggtaaaaataatctcatattcatattctacatatttttctaatcaaatttcatatataacatgttcaaatcggagttacgttttaaaagatatggatgatttaaaaaaacatttgtttaacttaaatatgatccgcggatgaattacctaaaacatcagggggggttgaaaatgtaaaataacggttccggtgtgacttaaatccggacggcgggttgatttgaAGAAAAGACAGGATTTTTtatgaaaaatgccatgacggacgaaagaaactcaatttactttattattaggtaaagactggcacatatgcccgtgcgttgtaacaggagataaaatagtatgcatttagagtcagtgagaattatatgtgcaagcaaaacCCTGTGTGCACACGAAAAATGAATATTTAGCTTCCCGATTTCGCTGCGTGTGAATGAATCAATCCGTTATTTTTCCATTCATTGATCGATGGCATTTAAGAGTTTTATTACGTCATCGTACACCAGAGAAGGCCCATGAGTTATTCAATCTACTTTTCCTTTCAATCCTTTCAGTGGAGGTGATTTTAAGGTATGGAGTTTTTGAATATTCtaggaaacatgaacaattttttaaatcctTAACAGTTATTGGAAAGTTATGTAGAATTTtgggaaaatcctaacaaaatatgaaaggaaacatattttaaaattcacaaacattttctgaaaacaccaatttttttataaaaaacatgaacattatttaaatttgtgaacacttttttaaaacagAAACATGTGTTGAAATTCATAAGTTTTTTAAAAAATGTGTATCATTTATACATGAACATTATTTTTAATTGTAAAACTTtcactaaaacaagaatatttttcgaatttggaGCATTTTTTAAAATGCAATTATCTTTTTAGAAATCTCGAATAActaaaacaataaaaaaaattgaacattttttaGTTATTTTAGTTCTGGACGCTTTTTTGAGAATTTTAATTTACAAAATAaattataaaagataaataaatttGGAAGGAAAAAAGAGGTAGGGAAAGaagaataaaaatagaagtaaaacagGGAAATTAAGAAAAGTAAGCAAGCTCATTATTGGTTGTCCTGTGTGAAACTCCTACTATTTGCCGCCTAGTGCGGAAAATAGACCTTTTCAGCTGTGTGGGCAGAAAAATAAGTTGGCTGGCTTCACTGGGCCACAGGACATGGCCACGTACGAAAATTCCTTTTTGGCAGACAAACGcataaaatttagtaccacctcggatagaaaaaaaagtcggcggtgaacggatgaaaatatTGACGAAACGCACTTTGCTTTATTAGTAAGTataaatatagatatagatatagactaGCAAAaagacccgtgcgttgcaacggaagaaaaaataCCATGGGCTCTTAATTTTTAAAAAAGTCTATAATCTGAGATTTATAGCTATGACCCAAACAAAGATGGTCTTAACCTACAAAAGCGCAGTTCAAGATTTCACAGGTATTTTATTTCAACACAACTTGCATATAGATTTAATCCGTACAAAGAAACGGACAAACGATTATGCATTTATTCATGTCAAGAAAAGACTGCGCGGTAAAACCATGTACAAAGAAACGGTAAAGAAATACGACAAAAACAGACTATGACACATTAGTACACTACGGAGACATGTGTGCATCAAGGGTGATTTTCAGTTTAAGGATCACCAACTTAAGGTAACTCTTGAACACTTTTTCCACATGCATATCTCTTAAATACATGAAGAGTTATTAAAAAGATACATTTTTTAAGCATAAAGAGAGATTTTTTGTCAGAAAAGGAACATTTTTGTATGGTCTCCTATGGACACGGGTACTTGCATCCATTCACCACTATTTCTTGCCATACATGTCATAGGTATTGGTCCCTGTTTCATCATTTTTTATATCTTGTCAAATatgtcttttattttattttattttgtcgtGCATGCCTCCTTTTTACTTTTTGCCATGCATATCCTTTCTTTCTTCTTATATATAGGAGAATAGCGCAACATCTCATCTTTATTGGATATCCTCtgcattttctcttttatttcttttatagcGGACATATCGTCTTTATTCGGTCCTTCTTTTATTTCTTGTCATGCATGTCCTTATTTGTTGGGTGTCTCTAGCAAATTTATCTTCAATTCGTGTGCAATTCTGACTTTGCTGAGGTGTTCATCCCCAATCCGAATCACTATCGGTGTGATAGAAAGACGGATAATGCATTATTGATTAAGATTTCACCTTAGATAGTTTTTTTAAATGATTaataggtaaaataacatcatatttagattctatatttttctaatcaaaattcatatataacatgttaaatttagAGTTACGATTTAGAAGATATGAGTATTCTAAAAAACATTTGATATTTAGTCCGCTTT
The sequence above is a segment of the Triticum dicoccoides isolate Atlit2015 ecotype Zavitan chromosome 1A, WEW_v2.0, whole genome shotgun sequence genome. Coding sequences within it:
- the LOC119268176 gene encoding uncharacterized protein LOC119268176, with the translated sequence MEGSFPASSLHPPAVAPATTRCAPWVLLDSRAYFAVCKNATTAEATTSTGHMVKVSFCLSDPPAISHFCVFGPELKHEDSMMEPLVLFSAKDLVLLRLAFTVGPRSTHKDSRLAEYFLYKAGRGKPSLEPIPVTPPGTRNSFHICVLPSDDDDGEFVIADLCMTNPRSDYELHVFSSKTGKWTTKQLRLQASPVVKKEDLPGPSLDKVIALGGGAVGWIDLWRGIISCNVFDNNPVLSFTPVPMLEENERHEGNPRLFRDITCSNGVIKFVELDLRFKKVAVHNIKTRKTTKDLDSVDIIHDSELLFHKDDSCTDPVECTLVDDGWKLRTCYRHTSWDYWRKGHTVDIDDILADNTDHSMLLPQLWDAKAGKSTLRNLYSAYPTLGIDGGNIVYLMSKVVYNDENAWMIGVDLEKKAVEVLVPVSSERVCLFKPDFLPCTFSKYLDATPRSCAEEVIPTANVVQKSLLNDHVSSGNFSLNKLSPLQDTRQCYGGSTEYAGPYAGYRNYQQHLTAGTQPLLQVLNTDPFAQLWLSLRLDDHLLSQLTGRGPAPPPFTPFPTEEYISDGNHVFSGSTET